From the Glutamicibacter halophytocola genome, the window ACGGTCGCTACCTTGGGCTACTGGGACGGAAAGGTCAATGTCGACTGCTATTCCTACTTGGAGTGCGGTGTCTTCGACACGATCGGCTTGAAGACCGAAAAACTGAGCAAGCAGAAGGGGTTGAGCTTGTCCTTGGAGGAGCTGGACCAGCTCAAGAATGTTGACGCCGTATGGATGTCCATGGGTGTAGGCGACGATGCTAGAGCAGAGCTAGACAAGTCCATTGCCGCCATGGAGAAGTCGCCATATTGGAAGAATCTGCCATTTGTAAAAAATAACCGGATCTACACGTACAACATGGAGATGACCTATGGCTCGCCCTCTGGCGCCGTAGCGTTCATGGATCAAGTACGCAGCGATCTAGCCAAGTAGGCCAGGAGTGCCCGGTGGCCGGGCGCGGTACTGAAAATTTGCATTGCCCGCTCCGGCCATCCGGTCGCCAAGCTAAACTTCCCCAACACACATCAGCCTCTGAATCACTAGTGACCCCAAATATCGCTGGTGCATCGCATCATCAGGATCAGCCAATGGAAATCTTTGAAGCTACAGTTCAATCCACTCATCATCTCTCGCCCACATTGAAGCGATTGCGCTTTGGCGTACACGGTTTTACCAGCACCGGCATTGGCGATGAATACGTCAGGCTCTTCTTCCCCCACACCAAAGATCGCAACCTGCTCAGCCTGCCGGTCGCTGATGGCGATAGCTGGCGCACGGTCGAGGGACAGCCCGATGCGCCGATGCGCACTTACACCATCCGCGAAGCCGGCGACGGATGGATCGAAATTGACTTTGTGGTCCACGACGGCGGCATTGCAGCCGCCTGGGCGCTTGACGCGCAAGTTGGCGACCGGATAGGGCTTAATTCGCCCACGGGCCTCTATGAGTGCCCGCCAGATGCTACATCACAAGTGCTGATCTGTGACCTGACTGGTTTGCCTGCGGCCGTGCGCATTGCAGAACTGAGTGATGCCCGGATGCGTACCGAACTAGTAGTGGAAATTCCCGACGATTCGTCTCGTCTAGATCTCTCGCACGTGCCTCAGCTGGTGGTCCAGTGGATTGTGGCAGGCAATGGGGTAGCCCCAAGCGTACTTCCTCAGGTTGCCCGCAAAGCTGTGGAACAACTGGTCGATGGCGAGCCGCGTCCCTACGTGTGGGTGGCCGGTCAATCCGCAGCGTTGCGGGAAATTCGCAAGATGCTGCATCGGGAACTGCGCTGGCCCAACACCCAGTACAAGGTGATCGGCTACTGGGTGGAGCAGGCAGAAAAATGGCGTGAAAGGTGGGATGCCTTGGATGCTTCGACCAAATCCTCCCTGGACGCACTGTGGGACAGTTTTGAAGACAAGGACGAAGCACTTATTGCCTACGAATCTGAACTTGCGCGCTTGGGATTATGATCATGGCGGCCTCCACGCAACGTGCCAATACCAAAGATGCACCGCCCATAGCCTCAGTACTGCAGGTGAAGACGAATGCGTCGCAGGGCACGGTTAAACATGCTGCCGCAGGCAGCCAGGTGGATTCCACCGGGGCTAAACTCGCCTGGCTAGTCGGCCTGTTGCTGCTCCTTGCCTTTATCATATTGTGTTCATTGGCTTTTGGCAGCCGGCATATAGATCTGTCGGTGGCCTGGCGCAGCATCGTGGAGCCATCGTTGAATTCAGAAGAAGTCCAGGTCATCAGGCAATTGAGAATCCCGCGAACCGTATTGGGCTTGTTGGCGGGAATCGCGTTGGGTGTAGCCGGAGCGCTGATTCAGGCCCTAACTCGAAATCCCCTGGCGGATCCAGGCATCCTCGGGGTGAACGCCGGAGCTCAATTTTCACTGGTTGCGGCCAGCTTCTTCCTCGGTTCCCTCTCCGTCATGGCTTCGATATGGTGGGCACTGGCCGGAGCCTTGGTGGCCACCCTCGCGGTGTATGGCCTATCCCTGTCGCGCCGCGGGCGCAGTGCAGAACCCGCCACGTTGGTGCTAGCCGGTGTCGCTTTTGGCGCAGTTCTTTCCGGCGTCACCACGGCCCTCGTCTTACTCAGGCCACAAATTTTTGACATGATGCGGGTGTACTCAGCCGGAAACCTCAATGGACATGAGCTTTCCACGGTCATGGTGATCGTGCCCTTCGTTGCGGCGGGGCTTCTAATTTCGCTGTGCAGTGCCGGTTCGCTGAATGCGATAGCTTTGGGTGATGCTCCGGCCAAGGCCTTGGGCGTGCGTATCGCCCCGGTGCGTATTGCTGTAATTGCCTCGGTGACGCTTTTGTGCGGAGCTGCCACTGCCTTGGCGGGCCCAATCGGATTTGTCGGTTTGATGATTCCGCATGTGGTGCGGTGGCTCTTTGGCGTCCAGCAGGGGTGGATTCTGATTTTCACCACGGTGCTCGCTCCGGTCCTCCTGCTTGGCTCGGACATCCTTGGCAGGATCATTCTTCCCCATGCAGAGGTTTCGGCCGGCATCGTCACGGCCTTCGTGGGGGCGCCGATGCTTTTGATCTTGGCTCGCCGAAAGAAGGCGAGCACGCTGTGAATAGCAAAAGCATTATTAGCCTTCCATCGCCTGTAGAACAGGCTGCCGCCCAGGGAATAGTTGTCCCTACAGGGCGTCGGGAAATCCAAATCGGGTTGGGCCGGTGGACTTGGCATGTTGACCGCACCTCAGCGTTGGTTGCCTCCGTGTTGGCATTGGCAGCCTTGCTCACCGGGTTTATCTCGCTGGCTTTGGGCGACATCCGTGTGCCTTTTGACCAGCTCCTGCCTGCCCTGTTGGGAGACTCTGAACGTCGTTATGAGGTCGTCGTGCGTGATTGGCGATTGACCCGTGTGCTCCTGGCTCTGGTCTTCGGTTTTGCACTTGGCATTTCCGGTGCGATGTTCCAGTCTTTGACTCGCAATCCATTAGGCAGCCCGGACGTGATCGGATTCAGCTCCGGAGCGTACACGGTGGCCTTGGCTCTCATGTTATTCACTACCGCCGGTGCTGCACAGATTGCCATGGGATCTATCCTCGGAGGTTTGCTCGCTGCCGCCTTGGTGTTCATCATCGCAAGCAGAGATGGTGTCAACGGTTTCCGGCTCATCGTGGTTGGCATCGGTGTCGGGGCGATGCTGGCTTCGGCCAACACGTTTATGCTGTTAGCCGCTCAACGCCAGGTGGCCATGTCGGCCGCCGTCTGGGGATCTGGATCATTGAACTCGGTGAGCAATTCGGTCTTGGGGCCATCTTTAGTTGGCATCGCACTATTTGCCGTGGCAGCGGTATCCCTGCAACGGCAAGCCCGCATCTTGGAGTGCGGTGATGCCTTGGCGATTTCGCTAGGCGTCAATGCGCGGCGTTTGCGTGCCTCGATGGTCATCGTTGGCGTCGGTTTGGTGGCCGTGACTACTGCGGCAGCAGGACCCATTGCCTTTGTCGCTTTGGTTGCTCCGCAGATCGCCGCCCGGTTAACCGGAAGGTCAGAGTTGGATCTGCTCCCGGCCGGATGCTTGGGAGCGCTGCTCTTGGTGTCGGCAGACACCATTGCCCGTGTAGCATTCATGCCCGTCCAGCTGCCGGTCGGTATCGTGACGGTTTGCCTAGGCGGCGTGTATTTAATTTGGTTGTTGGTTAGGGAGAGCCGTTCATGAGTTCACTAGATACGGAACAAGCGGAGCACGTGCCAGGCCCGGCGTACTCGACTAGGGCCTCCGTCAAAAGCCATGAGCCGGTGGATGCGGGAAAGCTTGAGGTGCGAGCAGTTCGTTTGGGGTACGACCGCGTACCTGTAATTGAATCACTGGATTTGTCCTTTGAACCAGGCAAGTTCACAGCGATTATCGGCCCCAATGGTTGTGGAAAATCGACATTGCTCAGCGCGCTGGCGCGACTTCTAAAGCCTACTTCGGGACAGATCCTGCTGGGTGATCTGGCTATTGATTCCTTTAAACCCAAGGCGTATGCGCGTGAGGTATCGCTACTGAGTCAACAGGCGGTGGCACCGTCCGGAATCACGGTCGCCCAGCTGGTTTCGAGGGGGCGTTTTCCTCATCAGGGGCTGCTTGCGCAGCACAGTAAGGAAGATGAGGCGGCAGTTCACCAGGCGTTGCTGTCTACTGGGACTCTGGACCTGGCGACACGGAGACTTTCTGATCTATCCGGCGGTCAACGTCAACGCGTTTGGGTGGCCACCACTCTGGCCCAGCAAGCGCCAATCTTGCTATTGGATGAGCCGACCACGTATATGGACGTTGCGCATCAAGTAGATCTACTTGATCTCTTCGCCATGCAACGTGATACAGGAAAAACGGTGATTGCGGTGCTTCACGACATCAATCAGGCGATGCGCTACGCCGATACTGTGGTGCTGATGCATGAGGGGAAAGTGCTGGCCAGCGGTGCTCCGGATGAAGTCATCACTGTGGAGAGCCTAGGCGCTGCATTCGGCGTTAACTGCGAGATTCATCCAGATCCGGTGACGGGCGGCCCGATGATGGTCACGGTTCCAGCCCCGCGTCGGTCCATGTGAGTTGTTTCTTTCCCGTTTCGAAAATAAGGTGCGCGAAGTATTCTTTGATGTTGCACGTGCGGGCCCGTTGATACTGCCGAACTCGCACTGCTGTTAAGGATCCAGTTTCTGCAGGCACGTGGTGCCTAATGGACAACAATTGCGCAGCTAGGTGCGTGTGCGGATTGGTGCGATTCCGGCATGGCGTCGGCCACTGATCCGGCCCGAGCCAAACCCCAAGGCACTATAGGCAGGATAATGTTTGGCATACCCCAGAAGCATGTTAGCTTCGAGTCCCGAGGAGCGATGGCGCTCCCGGCGAATCGCAGCTCATCAACGGATCTACGGAGTGCAGTGGTGCGGAGCAAGATCGAGGGCGTGGAGCGACTTGCAAGCAGTCCATCAGATGGGATTCGTAGCCGGCAATGCTCGTTCGACATGGGCACTTAATTCTTGTTGTGGGAAATCCAATGAATCCTTCAATTCTTTGCTGATGTTTTTCCCGAGATTTGCTGGCAAAAGCCACGGTGTGAGCGTAGTCTATCGCCATATCGTTGTCTCGAATTGGGGGATTTGAAGACGCTTTGAAACACTCGCATTCATTTCGCATCTTTAGATGTATTGGGGATTATTCCTGAGCCGTTGAGTCACTTGGGGTGACTGCACTGAGGTTTGGCCACTTAAAATGCAGGTCAGGGCCTCTACTTCGTACGCTCATTTGGTAGATCACTCCTGCGCCGGATGATTTGCCGCAGACATTCTTGTTGGGGGAAAGATGTCTAAGCATCAAAGGCGCGGCGCCTTTATGCCATTTTTGCGCTTTCATATAATATCCAAAAAACTATTAAAGCCACTTTTAGCGGTAATTTCGTCAACTGCGTTGTGTATTGCAGTGACAATTCCAGGTTTGGCCGTGGCTGCCGAACCAACCGCCGGGGTCGAAACCCAGGAAACAGAGACGGTCGCAACGCCGGAGGAGACGACTGCGGACGCGTCAAAACAGTCCGAAGGAAGCACGGGGACATCCGCGGAAACTCCCGCTCTCAAATCGGAACCAAGCTCAACGGCAGTGGAACCGGAAACCGAAGCAGCAGAGCCATCCGAGTCGCCGGCGCCCGTGAAGAAATCAGCGCCCGCCAAAGCAGATGAGCCAAAAACCATCCAGGCGCCGGCCGTTAAAGCTGAGCCACCAGCAGATGAATCAAAAGCAACGGTCACCAAGAAGGCTACAAAGGTGTCAGTGGCGCCAAGTCCTACTCCAAAGGAATCGGCTGCCGAATCCACGAAAGCTGAGGCCAAAGCCTTAGAAGTCGCTGCGGCCGCATTGGAACCAGGCGAGCCTGTCACTTGTGACTACAACCAGGACATGGGCTCGATCAACACGTTCATGCAAAAGAACGATGTGATGGCCGACTACGCCAACGGCAATATCAACAACGGCCTGTATGAAGGCGGAGTTGTCCATCAGCGAATTCAAATGACCCTGCCCGCAGGCGAGAACGAGCTCGTTCTCAAATACCAGGTCAAACAGGCGGGGAAGTGGGCCTATGACGAATTGCTGAACCAAACCGTCGATGGCGCAGAGATTACTGGCTGGACCGTAGTGCCCGGCTCCGGCGATGACCGCCAGGACACTGTCTATGTCACCCTCTGGGTTGATGGGGAAGAAGGCGACGAGGCAAACGTGACCCTGTACTTTGATGCCCACATTGCATCAGAGCTTGATCACGGCCCGGGAACAGGCGCCTCATCAATTAATGGTTCTCCCTACCATGTTTATATTGAGTCCTTGAATTGCAAATCGGCTGGTCAGCGCGATAATCAAATTCAAGCCAGCGCAGTCCAGGCTGGCAAGGTGACCATCGTCAAAGATGCAACACCGGCTGATGGCACCGATTTTGACTTCACGATTCACGAAAACCGTTTTGGCAATTCAACCGGATTCAGTCTTGACGACAGTGCTGATTCTGACACCGGAGCAAGCCTGCCGGACTCGGTGACCTATACGGTAACGCCATCCACGGTAACCGTCACTGAAGCAGACCTTCCGTCCGGGTGGAACTTGTCCGATATCTCTTGTACAGATAGCGGTGCCACCCGTACTGGCCAAGCTATCAGCTTCGAGTTGAGCGATAACGAGGAAGTTACCTGTACCTTTGTCAACAGCAAGACGACGTACAAGGAATTGACCCTTCAGAAGGACGTCAAGGCATCATTCGATCGGGACTATGACTGGCAGCTGGAAAAGTCGCTGGCCGACGGACAAGATGCCACGGTCAACTCCTCGGAAACAGGAGTCGAGGTTGACTACAACGTTGTAGCCACCGCCAGCGACGCCCAGGACGACAACTTCGAGCTCTCCGGGAACATCACGGTCAATAACCCCAATGATGCAGCGATCAGCGGCGTGACGCTCAGCGACCAGCTGGATGGGGCCAACTGCGTCATCTCCGCCGGAGGATCACCGATCAGCAATCCGGTGACTGTAGATCCGGGCGAGACTGTTTACACGTACACATGCGATCTGCCAGAAGGGACCAGCGCATCGAGCTCTGGCACCAATACTGTCAGCGCGACATGGAATGCCGATGCCTATTACGGCACCGACGGCGAGGCGAGCGCATCAGCTGATTACGATTTCGCCACAGTCACCCCAACGGTGACCGATGACGAAGTCACTGTCACGGACAGCGAATTCGACCTCTCATCGGTTGAAGGCGGCAATGTTGTCACCGTCGCGGACAGCCCGAAAACCTTTGCCTACAGCATCACCTGGGACGGGGTTCTCGGACAGTGCACCGATTACGTGAATACGGCAAGCTTGGCTGAGGACGACGGCCAGGTCTTGACGGATGACGCAACTGTGGAAGTTTGTTTGGGCCAGGACCTGAACATCACCAAGAACGTCGTATCCAGCTTCAACCGGAGCTATGACTGGAGCATCGTCAAGGACGCCATCGGCGAGCAGCCATATACCGCGGATCCGGAAACTGGCGAATTCACAGCTGAATACTCGGTGACCGTCACCCCAGAAAGCTACTCGGATAGCGACTGGGCCATGAGCGGGCAAATCACCGTGGAAAATCCCAATGATTGGCAGTCGGTCTCAACCACCGTCAGCGATCAGGTGGATGTTGGCGGTGGGGCTGCATGCACCGTGGTCAGCGTCGTTGGCCATCCAGAGATCATGGATGCCGACCCAGGAACAGCCGGCTTCCAAATCGAGATTGCGGCCGGGCAGACGCTGGCCTTCGACTACAGCTGCACCTTTGAGTCCAAGCCGAATTACGAGGGCAGCAACACTGCCGAAGTGACTTGGTCTGCTGACGAAGCATTCACCGCTTCGGGCAGTGCGCAGGAAGTCGTTCCGGTGAATGCCGATGACTGGACGCAGACTCCACTCAACGACACGGTCGAAGTCACTGACCCGTTGCATGAGTTCGACCCGGCATGGGTTATCCACTATTCGGATGGAGTGCAGACAAAGACCTACACCTACACCTGGACGGTGGAGGACGCAGGAACTTGCCAGAACTTCATGAACACCGCAACGATCACCGGCAGCAACCAGCTGGTCAAAAGCGATGACGCCGAAGTCCAGGGCTGCTACGAGGCTGGCCTCACGGTTACCAAGGACGTGCAGGCATCCTACGATCGAACCTACCTCTGGGACATCGACAAGAAATTGGCCGAAGGCCAATCACCTGACGTTGTCGTAGAAGAAGACGGCACAGCTACGGTGAAGTACACGGTTGACGTGGACAACACCGGCTACACCGATTCTGATCAGCAGATCTCAGGCAGCATCACGGTCAACAACCCCAATGACTTCGAAGATATCGAGGTCACGGTCAGCGATCAGAACACGCTGCTTGCCGAATGCACCATCAATGCCGAGGACAGCAATCCAGATCTGGCCGGGGTACAGCAACTTGTGCCACGCAACGACTCTGTTGTTGTTGCCTATACGTGCGACGCATCTGAGGTGACCGAAGCTGACTACAGCGGCCATAGCAATACCGCGGTGGTTACCTGGGGCGATGGACAACAAGCTGAAAGCCAGCCGGTGCCCATTGAGTTCATGCTCGATGAGGCCATCGACGAATCTGTCGAAGTCTTCGATGACAATGCGGACCCTGAAAGCGAAGCCACGCTCTTGGGAACCGTGAACCAGGCAGAGGCACCGAAGTCATTCACCTACGAGACCACCTACGAAGTGCCGCGGGATCAATGCCTGGTCTTCACCAACACCGCATGGGTGGTGCTCACGGGAGATGACGTCAGCGATTCACAAGATGTCAGCATCTGTGATCAGAAGAATCTGACTATCACCAAAGATGTGACGGCCAGCTATGAAAGGGATTATGACTGGTCTGTTGAGAAGCAGGTAGACCAGAGCCAATTCACCGTGGCCGGAGATGGCACGGTCACCGCCCACTACACGGTGAAAGCCACCGCTGGAGACGCGCAGGATTCGTCCAAGCAGGTTTCGGGAAGCATCACCATTTCCAACCCGAATACCCAGGTGGGCGAATTGACCGGTACGGTCACCGACTTGGTATCCATCCCGTCGGCCAGCTGCACCATACTCGGTGCTGACGCCGATGAATCCATGGACGGCTTCCAGGTAGTGCTCGCAGACGGGCAAAGCATCGTGCTTGATTACGAGTGCTCGATACCGGCAGGTACCGATATCAGCTCGGTCTACGACAACACGGCTACCGTGACCTGGGGCCAGGAACGCCAGGCCCAAGATGTTGTGGAGTTCGAATTCGAGCAGGTCAAGCTCACCGATGACAGCGTCGAGGTCATCGATGACAAGACAGTTCCCGGCGAAGAAGTTTCGCTGGGCACCGCCACCGTCCAGAATTCGCCGGTGACCTTCGAATACGATGTTCAGCTCCAGGGAGTGGCCGGCACTTGTACCGACTACACGAACACCGCCGTGGTCAACGAGGCAACGGAGCAAGGGGAAGAAAATACCGCAACCGCCACCACCACGGTGTGTGCCGGAGCGGACATGGACATCTCCAAGAACGTTGTCACCTCCTTCGACCGTTCCTACATCTGGGGACTTGAAAAGGAACTGCTTTCCGGCGAACCGCTGGCAGCAAATCCGCAAACTGGCGAGGTCACTGCCGAGTACCGGGTCACCGTTACTCCTGAAGGCCATGAAGATGGCAATTGGGCAATGAGCGGCGAGATCACGGTCAGCAACCCTAACGACTGGCAAGACGCGCCAGTCACGGTGCAGGATTTTGCTGATGTGGGCGGGGAAGTAGCCTGCACCATCACGTCGGTCCAAGGTGAAGCCGTAGCCGACATGTCTGCGCAAGAGCCGGGATTCCAAACCGTGATACCAGCCGGGACCCAGTGGGTCATGACCTATTCGTGCACCTTCGAGTCCCAGCCGGCCTATGACGGCCATAACACCGCAACGGTGGACTGGGATGCCCAGGCACTGAATACCATCAACGGTGATGACTCGGCCACGGTTGAAATCACGGAAGACGACTGGTCCCAGACACCGCTGAACGACACTGTCACCATCACCGACAGCCGCCATGAATTTGATCCTGAGTGGACGGTCAATGTTGAAGATGGAGTCCAAAGCCGGGACTACTCGGTGACTTGGACCGTAGACGAGGCGGGAACCTGCCAAGTCTTTGAAAACGTCGCCACCCTCACCGGTGATGACGGATTCACCGCCACGGACAATGAACTTGCCCAGGCCTGCCGCGAGGCAGCCCTTCAAATCAGCAAGAGCGTTGAGGCCAGCTACGACCGCACCCATCAGTGGACGATTGAGAAGTCACTGGCTGAAGGCCAGGACGACAAGGTCACCGTTGATGGCGAGGGGGCCGCGCCGATTGATTACGTGATCAACGTGGAAAACACTGGATATGAGGATTCGGGATGGATGCTGGACGGAGTCATCACGATCACCAACCCGAACCAGTACACCAGCATCGATGCCACGGTCCAGGACACCGTGGATCTGGACGGCATCATCTGCACCACGTCGCAGCCGGCGGTCACCATACCGGCCAACGGCAGCATAGATGTTGGATACAGCTGTGATGTCTCTGCCGGGGTGGATTCTTCCTCCTACAGCGGCGGCACCAACACCGCAACAGTCAGCTGGGGCGATGAAAGGGAGTCCAGCACGCAGGTGCCTATCGAGTTCGCGCTTGATGTCGAAACCGATCGGGAAGTGGGCATCTGGGACGACAAATCGAACCCGGACGAGCCGGTGCTATTGCGGAACGTCAGTGTGGATGACTCGCCAGTCACCATCGAGTACACCGTGGAGCATGACGCACCAGCCGGCCAATGCGCCAGCTACACCAATACTGCGTGGATCGATATCCAAGCAGGCGAGGATCCACGGGATCAAGTCACCGTAGAAGTGTGCGGCTTGCTTGATTTGATGGTGACCAAGGATGCTGAAGCCAGCTTCGACAGGACCTACTTGTGGGACCTCGAGAAGAAGGTGGACCGCACGGAAGTCACGGTAGCTGAAGACGGAACTGCGGACTTCTCCTACACCGTGTCGGCGGTGCCAAAGGGCGTAGAAGATTCTGCGCATGAGGTTCACGGCATGATCACCCTGATCAACCCGAACCGGTTTGAATCAGCCTCCACGGTGGCAACCGTGGCTGATGAAATCAGTATCGAGGGAGTCACCTGTACCATCCAGGCCGAGGACAGCGACCCGCAAACCGAAGGATTGCAGGTTCCGCTTCCGGTAGGCCAGGACGGCGATGGCGCCACAGTTCAGCTTCCATATAGCTGCACCGGAGAACCGCAAGAACTCTCCGGCAGCAATACGGTCACTGCCACCTGGGGCGAAGATTCCACGGTTGCTGCAACGGTTCCCGTTGACTACCTGTTGGATGAAGAAACCAACAAGCAGGTCACCGTCATGGATGACAAGACCAACCCTGATGAGCCAGTGATCCTGGGCGAAGCAATGTGGAATGCCGAAGGCACTCCAATTGATTTCGACTACACCCTGCGTCACCAGGCACAGGCTGGCACCTGTACCGAGTTCACCAACACCGCGGTGATCGAGCAGACCGGTGCCGATGATTCCACAACGGTCACCCTCTGCGGACAGATGGCCCTGGGACTGGAAAAGACCGCCGAGGCTTTGGTGGATCTGGACTACGAATGGGACGTCGTGAAGCAGCTGGATCAAAGCCGCCTCGAATACAACGAGGACGGAACGCTCAACGCCCACTACAGCGTGGAAGCACGCAACACTGGGGTAGCCGAAAAGAACTTGCGGCTATCTGGAACAGTCCTGGTTTCGAATCCAAATGATTTTGATTCCATCACTGCTACGTTGGCTGATCAGGCCAACACCGCCGGCGTCACCTGCAGGATTGACGCAAT encodes:
- a CDS encoding FecCD family ABC transporter permease; amino-acid sequence: MAASTQRANTKDAPPIASVLQVKTNASQGTVKHAAAGSQVDSTGAKLAWLVGLLLLLAFIILCSLAFGSRHIDLSVAWRSIVEPSLNSEEVQVIRQLRIPRTVLGLLAGIALGVAGALIQALTRNPLADPGILGVNAGAQFSLVAASFFLGSLSVMASIWWALAGALVATLAVYGLSLSRRGRSAEPATLVLAGVAFGAVLSGVTTALVLLRPQIFDMMRVYSAGNLNGHELSTVMVIVPFVAAGLLISLCSAGSLNAIALGDAPAKALGVRIAPVRIAVIASVTLLCGAATALAGPIGFVGLMIPHVVRWLFGVQQGWILIFTTVLAPVLLLGSDILGRIILPHAEVSAGIVTAFVGAPMLLILARRKKASTL
- a CDS encoding ABC transporter ATP-binding protein, whose protein sequence is MSSLDTEQAEHVPGPAYSTRASVKSHEPVDAGKLEVRAVRLGYDRVPVIESLDLSFEPGKFTAIIGPNGCGKSTLLSALARLLKPTSGQILLGDLAIDSFKPKAYAREVSLLSQQAVAPSGITVAQLVSRGRFPHQGLLAQHSKEDEAAVHQALLSTGTLDLATRRLSDLSGGQRQRVWVATTLAQQAPILLLDEPTTYMDVAHQVDLLDLFAMQRDTGKTVIAVLHDINQAMRYADTVVLMHEGKVLASGAPDEVITVESLGAAFGVNCEIHPDPVTGGPMMVTVPAPRRSM
- a CDS encoding siderophore-interacting protein, translated to MAGRGTENLHCPLRPSGRQAKLPQHTSASESLVTPNIAGASHHQDQPMEIFEATVQSTHHLSPTLKRLRFGVHGFTSTGIGDEYVRLFFPHTKDRNLLSLPVADGDSWRTVEGQPDAPMRTYTIREAGDGWIEIDFVVHDGGIAAAWALDAQVGDRIGLNSPTGLYECPPDATSQVLICDLTGLPAAVRIAELSDARMRTELVVEIPDDSSRLDLSHVPQLVVQWIVAGNGVAPSVLPQVARKAVEQLVDGEPRPYVWVAGQSAALREIRKMLHRELRWPNTQYKVIGYWVEQAEKWRERWDALDASTKSSLDALWDSFEDKDEALIAYESELARLGL
- a CDS encoding FecCD family ABC transporter permease, with translation MNSKSIISLPSPVEQAAAQGIVVPTGRREIQIGLGRWTWHVDRTSALVASVLALAALLTGFISLALGDIRVPFDQLLPALLGDSERRYEVVVRDWRLTRVLLALVFGFALGISGAMFQSLTRNPLGSPDVIGFSSGAYTVALALMLFTTAGAAQIAMGSILGGLLAAALVFIIASRDGVNGFRLIVVGIGVGAMLASANTFMLLAAQRQVAMSAAVWGSGSLNSVSNSVLGPSLVGIALFAVAAVSLQRQARILECGDALAISLGVNARRLRASMVIVGVGLVAVTTAAAGPIAFVALVAPQIAARLTGRSELDLLPAGCLGALLLVSADTIARVAFMPVQLPVGIVTVCLGGVYLIWLLVRESRS